From a region of the Thiorhodovibrio winogradskyi genome:
- a CDS encoding REP-associated tyrosine transposase produces the protein MSNYRRAYIPGGCYFFTVVTLNRAPLFCSEERVDLIRQALRKTMAQRPFKIDAMVILPEHLHCIWRLPPGDSDYSSRWREIKKSLSRNISTQTNSRNESLVWQRRFWEHAIRDEEDWSRHVDYIHYNPVKHGLTARPVDWPWSSFRRAVTRGWYDASWGNCEPDGIGEIDCE, from the coding sequence ATGAGTAATTATCGTCGCGCTTACATCCCTGGCGGCTGTTATTTTTTTACTGTCGTTACCCTGAATCGAGCACCCTTGTTTTGCAGTGAGGAACGGGTCGATCTCATTCGCCAGGCGTTGCGCAAAACGATGGCGCAGCGACCCTTCAAGATCGACGCCATGGTCATCCTGCCCGAGCATCTGCATTGCATCTGGCGTTTGCCACCTGGCGATAGCGATTATTCATCGCGTTGGCGAGAAATCAAAAAATCGCTTTCCCGCAATATTTCAACCCAGACCAATAGCCGCAACGAAAGCTTGGTTTGGCAACGACGTTTTTGGGAACATGCTATTCGCGACGAGGAGGATTGGAGTCGGCATGTCGATTACATTCATTACAATCCTGTCAAGCATGGTTTAACAGCACGACCTGTCGATTGGCCTTGGTCGTCTTTTCGGCGGGCGGTTACTCGGGGTTGGTACGATGCATCCTGGGGAAACTGCGAGCCAGATGGCATTGGGGAGATTGATTGTGAATGA
- a CDS encoding Maf family protein — protein MQPLLVLASASPRRRELIAQLGLTAQCLSADVDETPVMGESPIDTARRLAMAKAQAVSERLEQEDASPAMLKQTRLVLAADTLVTADDEILGKPADVTDAARMLQRLSGRWHQVITAVALFGRQRQSIAAITRVKFRAIEPWEARVYWATGEPRDKAGGYAIQGRGALFVERIEGSYSNVVGLPLFETGRLLTTEGLPPWGPDSQEASP, from the coding sequence ATGCAACCCTTGCTGGTTCTGGCATCCGCGTCGCCACGGCGGCGGGAATTGATCGCGCAACTCGGATTGACGGCTCAGTGTTTGAGCGCCGATGTGGATGAAACGCCCGTGATGGGCGAGTCTCCCATCGACACTGCGCGGCGGCTCGCGATGGCCAAGGCGCAGGCCGTGTCTGAGCGCCTTGAACAGGAAGATGCGTCCCCGGCGATGCTGAAACAAACGCGCTTGGTTCTGGCGGCGGATACTTTGGTCACCGCCGATGATGAGATTCTCGGTAAACCAGCGGATGTCACCGATGCGGCGCGCATGTTGCAGCGTCTGTCCGGGCGTTGGCATCAGGTCATCACCGCGGTTGCACTCTTTGGCCGCCAGCGCCAGAGCATCGCCGCCATTACCCGGGTGAAATTTCGCGCCATCGAGCCCTGGGAGGCGCGCGTCTACTGGGCCACCGGGGAGCCGCGCGACAAGGCGGGGGGCTATGCGATCCAGGGACGCGGCGCCCTCTTTGTCGAGCGTATCGAAGGCAGCTACTCCAACGTCGTGGGACTGCCATTGTTCGAGACCGGTCGACTTCTAACCACGGAAGGGCTGCCCCCCTGGGGTCCGGATTCGCAAGAGGCATCCCCATGA
- the rng gene encoding ribonuclease G, whose translation MSEEILINVTPPETRVAVVENGVVQEIMIERSNRCGLVGSIYRGRVCRVLPGMQAAFVDIGLERAAFLHASDIVTAEGEPRSEHINELVHEGEMIVVQVVKDPLGTKGARLTTSVSIASRYLVFMPSLTNTGVSQKIEGEDERKRLREIIQRYVDENAVSGGFIARTAAETVSDSALCRDMSFLVKLWRNIKERCEADVEVGPVHDDLPLPLRALRDLVTPEVERVRIDSRATLERARTFGAKYIPEVVERIEYYDGERPLFDLYGVEDEIQKALHRKVQLKSGGHLVIDQTEAMTTIDVNTGAFVGHRNLEETIFKTNLEAAQAICRQLRLRNLGGIIIIDFIDMTDEEHKRQVLRALEKCLAKDHAKTHISEVSSLGLVEMTRKRTRESLEHVLCEPCSCCGGRGSMKTAESSCYEIFREIMRESRQFEVETLMVLASQEVIDRLLDEESAHLAELEEFIGRPIRLQAEALYTQEQYDVVLI comes from the coding sequence ATGAGCGAGGAGATCCTGATCAACGTCACGCCGCCCGAGACCCGGGTTGCCGTGGTGGAAAACGGCGTCGTGCAGGAGATTATGATCGAGCGCTCCAACCGCTGCGGTCTGGTAGGCAGTATCTATCGTGGGCGGGTGTGTCGGGTGCTGCCCGGCATGCAGGCAGCCTTTGTCGACATCGGCCTGGAGCGCGCCGCCTTTTTGCACGCATCGGACATCGTCACCGCGGAGGGTGAGCCGCGCAGCGAGCACATCAATGAGTTGGTGCATGAAGGCGAGATGATTGTGGTCCAGGTCGTCAAGGACCCGCTTGGCACCAAGGGCGCGCGCTTGACCACCAGCGTCTCCATTGCGTCGCGCTATTTGGTGTTCATGCCTAGTTTGACCAACACAGGTGTGTCGCAGAAGATCGAAGGGGAAGACGAACGCAAGCGCTTGCGCGAGATTATTCAGCGCTATGTGGATGAGAACGCCGTCAGCGGAGGCTTTATCGCGCGCACCGCGGCCGAGACGGTCAGCGATTCGGCACTTTGTCGGGACATGAGTTTTCTGGTCAAGCTCTGGCGCAACATCAAAGAGCGCTGCGAGGCGGATGTCGAAGTGGGGCCGGTGCATGATGATCTGCCTCTGCCATTGCGCGCGCTGCGCGATCTGGTCACGCCAGAGGTGGAGCGTGTGCGGATCGATTCGCGCGCGACGCTCGAGCGCGCCCGCACCTTCGGCGCCAAATACATCCCGGAGGTGGTCGAGCGCATCGAATACTACGACGGCGAGCGACCGCTGTTCGATCTCTACGGTGTCGAGGACGAAATTCAAAAAGCCCTGCATCGCAAGGTGCAGCTCAAATCCGGTGGGCATCTGGTCATCGATCAGACCGAGGCCATGACCACCATCGATGTCAACACCGGCGCCTTTGTTGGTCACCGTAATCTCGAGGAAACCATCTTCAAGACCAACCTCGAGGCCGCCCAGGCGATTTGCCGGCAACTGCGGCTGCGCAATCTCGGCGGCATCATTATCATCGACTTCATCGACATGACCGACGAGGAGCATAAACGCCAGGTGCTGCGCGCACTGGAGAAATGTCTCGCCAAGGACCACGCCAAGACCCACATTTCCGAAGTCTCCTCACTCGGCCTGGTGGAGATGACGCGCAAACGCACGCGCGAGTCCTTGGAGCATGTGCTGTGCGAGCCCTGTTCCTGCTGCGGCGGACGTGGCTCGATGAAAACCGCGGAAAGCAGCTGCTACGAAATTTTTCGCGAGATCATGCGCGAGTCGCGCCAGTTCGAGGTGGAAACCCTGATGGTGCTGGCGTCGCAGGAAGTGATCGACCGTTTGTTGGATGAGGAGTCCGCGCATCTGGCCGAGCTTGAGGAATTCATCGGTCGCCCAATTCGCCTGCAAGCCGAGGCGCTTTATACTCAAGAACAATATGATGTTGTCTTGATCTAG
- a CDS encoding zinc ribbon-containing protein yields the protein MVCCHCGARAHFQRATRIANCAECQGGGFRRELS from the coding sequence CTGGTATGCTGCCACTGCGGCGCCCGCGCGCATTTTCAGCGTGCGACGCGGATTGCCAACTGCGCGGAATGTCAAGGTGGGGGATTTCGCCGCGAGCTATCTTGA
- a CDS encoding TldD/PmbA family protein, with amino-acid sequence MSASPIPLSRSFGSKSLGPDRAVHSKDRLAAVAANFATVAPACEFWSLRLVAEHWDRLEVRQGILEPTSLGHTLGAMVTVVTGAGLGYAATNDLSRSGLRAAGQRARCWALRHAAHGLFDASLYPRCGLQADYATPVEQPWGEVPLTDKLDLLHQANRALAIDARILDWSAWLGWNGVDQLLVSSAGADIFQHLEYLHSGLLAVANAGQQTQRRHGGGADRPRQGGMELLAAPGFVALAPRVAEEALALLAAPECPVETLDLVLLPSQMTLQIHESIGHPLELDRILGDERNYAGTSFVTPEMFGHYRYGSELLNVTFDPRVPGELASAIADDEGTLAQREYLIRNGILERPLGGALSQARSGLIGTANARASSWDRPPIDRMGNINLEPGAATLAELIAGVERGVLMETNRSWSIDDSRNKFQFGCELGRLIIDGDLRGLVRNPGYRGRSAAFWRSLDGVGDSDSVEVRGVCNCGKGEPNQGIYVGHASPPCRFRQVEVFGGGA; translated from the coding sequence ATGTCCGCATCCCCGATACCCCTTTCCAGGTCTTTTGGTTCGAAATCTCTCGGCCCTGATCGCGCTGTTCATTCCAAAGACCGTCTGGCGGCGGTTGCCGCCAACTTTGCCACCGTGGCTCCGGCCTGCGAGTTTTGGTCATTACGGCTGGTTGCCGAGCATTGGGATCGGCTCGAGGTGCGCCAAGGTATCCTTGAGCCCACGAGCCTTGGACATACCCTGGGCGCGATGGTGACAGTGGTGACGGGCGCGGGCCTGGGCTACGCGGCCACCAACGACCTCAGTCGATCCGGGTTGCGCGCGGCCGGTCAACGCGCGCGTTGCTGGGCGCTGCGCCATGCCGCGCATGGGCTGTTTGATGCTAGCCTTTACCCGCGCTGCGGCTTGCAGGCCGACTATGCCACCCCCGTGGAGCAACCCTGGGGCGAGGTACCTCTGACCGACAAGCTGGACTTGCTGCACCAGGCCAACCGGGCCTTGGCCATTGACGCGCGCATTCTCGACTGGTCGGCCTGGCTCGGCTGGAATGGGGTCGATCAACTGCTGGTCAGCAGTGCCGGGGCGGATATTTTTCAACATCTGGAGTATCTGCATTCCGGACTGCTGGCGGTGGCCAATGCCGGGCAGCAGACCCAACGCCGCCATGGTGGCGGGGCCGACAGGCCGCGCCAGGGTGGTATGGAGTTGCTCGCCGCGCCCGGATTTGTCGCGCTAGCACCGCGGGTGGCCGAGGAGGCATTGGCGCTGCTCGCGGCGCCCGAGTGCCCGGTTGAAACCCTCGACCTGGTGCTGCTGCCAAGCCAGATGACTTTGCAGATTCACGAAAGCATCGGCCATCCGCTGGAACTTGATCGAATTTTGGGTGATGAGCGCAACTATGCTGGCACCAGTTTTGTTACCCCCGAGATGTTCGGTCATTATCGCTACGGCTCGGAACTGCTCAATGTCACCTTCGACCCGCGCGTGCCGGGCGAACTGGCGAGCGCTATCGCCGACGACGAGGGCACGTTGGCACAGCGCGAGTATCTGATTCGCAACGGCATTCTGGAGCGCCCTCTGGGTGGCGCCTTGTCGCAGGCGCGCTCCGGGCTGATAGGCACCGCCAACGCCCGCGCCAGTAGCTGGGATCGGCCGCCGATCGACCGCATGGGCAACATCAATCTGGAGCCAGGCGCCGCGACCTTGGCGGAACTCATAGCCGGGGTGGAACGTGGCGTGCTGATGGAGACCAACCGCTCCTGGTCCATCGACGACAGTCGCAACAAGTTTCAGTTCGGCTGCGAGCTTGGGCGACTGATCATCGATGGCGATCTGCGCGGGCTGGTGCGTAACCCAGGCTATCGTGGCCGGTCGGCGGCCTTTTGGCGCAGTCTCGACGGCGTCGGCGACAGTGATTCGGTGGAGGTTAGGGGCGTGTGTAACTGCGGCAAGGGCGAACCCAATCAGGGCATTTATGTGGGGCATGCGTCACCGCCTTGCCGCTTCCGTCAGGTCGAGGTCTTTGGAGGTGGCGCATGA
- a CDS encoding metallopeptidase TldD-related protein, which translates to MKIARTEDQQLEIDARDCFYAIAERLQAEARADEILFCELAAEQSDFVRLNHNRIRQAGEVRHASLHLRLIESDRQAEAGCDLSGDLAHDFEQARSLLRQLRQRLRHLPSDPYLQFSEDPSRSDRWPSNPLADAGMALEAIMQAAEGLDLVGIWASGEISHGLISSVGHRHWHVSRSFHFDWSCHGSGDSAVKGSHAGLHWDVSPVRERLTSMREELDILARPAKHLPPGRYRAWLAPMAVAELTDMLAWDGFDLKSQRTRQTPLLRLLDGEERFDTRLCLREVHGADSTGLLPAFTSDGFMRPDALTLIEHGAMGSPLVDARAGKEYGLAVNAASGYPESLAMAPGDLAADQVLKALGSGLLIGNLWYCNWSDPNYCRVTGMTRFGTYWVEDGVIVAPVAPMRFDDSLYGLLGERLEALGAETQLLLSAQTYGGRSLASTKLPGLLMAGMDFAL; encoded by the coding sequence ATGAAGATCGCGCGGACAGAAGATCAGCAACTTGAGATCGACGCGCGCGACTGCTTTTATGCCATCGCCGAGCGGCTTCAAGCCGAGGCGCGCGCGGATGAGATCCTGTTCTGCGAACTCGCGGCCGAGCAGTCCGATTTTGTTCGCCTGAACCACAATCGCATACGTCAAGCTGGCGAGGTGCGGCACGCGAGTCTCCACCTGCGGCTCATCGAAAGCGACCGTCAGGCCGAGGCAGGCTGCGACCTCAGTGGCGATCTAGCGCACGACTTTGAGCAAGCGCGCTCGCTGCTGCGGCAGCTTCGCCAGCGTTTGCGCCATCTTCCGTCCGACCCCTATCTCCAGTTCAGCGAGGATCCTTCGCGCAGCGACCGTTGGCCTTCAAATCCCCTGGCCGATGCCGGCATGGCGCTGGAAGCCATCATGCAGGCAGCCGAGGGGTTGGATCTTGTAGGTATTTGGGCGAGCGGCGAGATCAGCCATGGTCTAATCAGCTCGGTTGGCCACCGCCACTGGCATGTCAGCCGCAGTTTTCATTTCGATTGGAGCTGCCATGGCAGCGGCGACAGCGCGGTCAAGGGCTCTCATGCTGGGCTGCACTGGGATGTTTCGCCAGTGCGTGAGCGCCTGACGTCCATGCGCGAGGAGCTCGACATCTTGGCGCGCCCGGCCAAACACCTGCCACCGGGGCGTTATCGTGCCTGGCTCGCGCCCATGGCCGTGGCAGAGCTGACTGACATGCTCGCCTGGGATGGCTTCGACCTCAAGAGCCAGCGCACGCGCCAGACACCCCTCTTGCGCTTGCTAGATGGCGAGGAGCGGTTCGATACGCGCCTGTGCCTGCGGGAAGTCCATGGAGCGGACAGCACCGGACTCTTGCCAGCCTTTACCAGCGATGGCTTCATGCGGCCCGATGCGCTGACCTTGATCGAGCACGGTGCGATGGGGTCGCCGCTGGTGGATGCGCGTGCGGGCAAGGAATACGGGCTGGCGGTCAATGCCGCTAGCGGCTACCCGGAATCCCTGGCCATGGCGCCCGGCGATCTGGCGGCCGATCAGGTGCTCAAGGCACTCGGCAGCGGGCTGCTGATTGGCAATCTCTGGTACTGCAACTGGTCCGACCCCAATTACTGCCGAGTGACCGGCATGACCCGCTTCGGCACCTATTGGGTGGAAGATGGCGTGATTGTCGCGCCGGTCGCGCCCATGCGCTTTGATGACAGTCTGTACGGTCTGCTGGGCGAGCGTCTGGAGGCCCTAGGCGCCGAGACGCAGCTGCTGCTCTCGGCACAGACCTACGGCGGGCGGTCGCTCGCAAGTACCAAACTGCCGGGACTGTTAATGGCCGGGATGGATTTCGCGCTTTGA
- a CDS encoding phospholipase D-like domain-containing protein: MTIQRFSSRTHRLDQSFLAEQLQGARRYLRIAGYFTSSLFEIAHEWLEPIPEVRIVCNVDLAPEDLKVAQLREMRMLGRWNERSIEAESLLNRPRYQRLHAFLSHCAKSRRRQ, translated from the coding sequence TTGACCATCCAGCGCTTCTCCTCCCGCACCCATCGCCTCGACCAGAGCTTCCTAGCCGAGCAGCTCCAGGGTGCGCGCCGGTATCTGCGCATCGCCGGTTACTTCACCAGCTCGCTGTTCGAGATTGCGCATGAGTGGCTGGAGCCGATCCCGGAGGTGCGCATCGTCTGCAATGTCGATCTGGCGCCCGAGGACTTGAAGGTGGCCCAACTGCGCGAAATGCGTATGCTCGGGCGCTGGAACGAGCGCTCCATCGAGGCGGAATCCCTGCTCAATCGCCCGCGCTATCAGCGCCTGCATGCGTTTCTGTCCCATTGCGCGAAAAGCCGAAGGCGCCAGTAA
- a CDS encoding CopG family ribbon-helix-helix protein: protein MKQALSSWIALEVERDRLTREALADVDAGRVIEHQAVQAWAERLNSNAPLPAPPLTFSP from the coding sequence ATGAAGCAAGCCCTTTCGTCCTGGATCGCCTTGGAGGTGGAGCGCGACCGATTGACGCGCGAGGCCTTGGCTGATGTTGACGCAGGCCGGGTGATCGAACACCAAGCTGTCCAAGCCTGGGCTGAACGCCTGAACAGCAACGCGCCCCTGCCCGCCCCCCCATTGACCTTTTCGCCGTGA
- a CDS encoding tyrosine-type recombinase/integrase yields the protein MRFCPIARKAEGASNGTINRGLALVRAILRRAERRWGWLEKAPAIALLPEPKRRVRWLSRAEANRLLEELPDHLEEMMRFTLATGLREHNVVALEWSQVDLVNRQAWIHADQTKAKRAIAVPLNSDAVLIPCR from the coding sequence ATGCGTTTCTGTCCCATTGCGCGAAAAGCCGAAGGCGCCAGTAACGGAACCATCAACCGGGGATTAGCCCTGGTCAGGGCGATCCTTCGCCGGGCCGAACGGCGATGGGGATGGCTGGAAAAAGCCCCAGCGATTGCGCTGTTACCCGAACCCAAGCGCCGGGTCCGATGGCTGAGTCGGGCCGAAGCGAATCGCTTGCTGGAAGAGTTGCCCGATCACCTTGAGGAAATGATGCGGTTCACGCTGGCAACAGGATTACGAGAGCATAACGTCGTCGCATTGGAATGGTCGCAAGTCGATCTCGTGAATCGTCAGGCATGGATTCACGCGGACCAGACCAAGGCAAAACGAGCCATCGCTGTTCCGCTGAACAGTGACGCTGTACTTATTCCATGCCGATAG
- a CDS encoding DEAD/DEAH box helicase family protein, with amino-acid sequence MHSLKPELPKRMVVTAPTGVAAINAGGVTLHSFFQLPFGPFVPGSEAHRQSGERRFSRQKRDIIASLDLLITDAISMVRADLLDAVDFMTAPRAGGLGSGAH; translated from the coding sequence TTGCACAGCCTGAAGCCCGAGTTGCCCAAGCGCATGGTGGTGACGGCACCGACCGGGGTGGCGGCCATTAATGCCGGGGGCGTGACCCTGCATTCCTTCTTTCAGCTGCCCTTTGGTCCCTTCGTGCCCGGTAGCGAGGCGCATCGCCAGTCGGGGGAGCGGCGCTTCAGTCGCCAGAAGCGCGACATCATCGCCAGCCTGGATTTGTTGATTACCGACGCGATCAGCATGGTGCGCGCCGATCTGCTCGACGCGGTCGACTTCATGACTGCGCCGCGCGCTGGCGGCCTTGGATCTGGTGCCCATTGA
- a CDS encoding type II toxin-antitoxin system PemK/MazF family toxin, whose protein sequence is MRITIDPSAENGLQKPLQVMLDKAVTVRRDKIGAVFGRIDANAMVEADRCLAVFLGIAK, encoded by the coding sequence TTGCGCATCACCATTGATCCCAGCGCGGAAAATGGCTTGCAAAAGCCATTGCAGGTGATGTTGGACAAAGCTGTGACGGTGAGGCGCGACAAGATCGGCGCTGTCTTTGGACGCATTGATGCCAATGCGATGGTGGAGGCTGATCGTTGCCTTGCAGTGTTCTTGGGAATCGCAAAATGA
- the rlmH gene encoding 23S rRNA (pseudouridine(1915)-N(3))-methyltransferase RlmH has product MRISLLSVGRRMPAWVVQGFGEYAKRLPKECDLRLVEIEPVARTKGGDRMRAISLEGERILQAVPKGAWVVALDVGGPSWSTEALALELKHWMASGQDVALLVGGADGLSSACLARADARWSLSPLTFPHPLVRVILAEQLYRAWTLLQGHPYHRG; this is encoded by the coding sequence GTGCGCATTAGTCTGCTGAGTGTCGGGCGCCGCATGCCGGCTTGGGTGGTCCAAGGATTTGGCGAATATGCCAAACGCCTGCCAAAAGAGTGCGATCTGCGCTTGGTGGAGATCGAGCCGGTAGCACGCACCAAGGGCGGTGACCGCATGCGCGCCATCTCCTTGGAGGGGGAGCGCATCTTGCAAGCCGTGCCCAAAGGCGCTTGGGTCGTGGCTCTAGATGTTGGCGGCCCCAGCTGGTCAACCGAGGCCCTGGCCTTGGAGCTCAAGCATTGGATGGCATCCGGCCAGGATGTGGCATTGCTGGTCGGGGGCGCTGACGGTCTTTCGTCCGCCTGCCTGGCGCGGGCCGATGCGCGCTGGTCCCTGTCGCCACTGACCTTTCCCCATCCGCTGGTGCGGGTGATCTTGGCCGAGCAACTTTACCGCGCCTGGACACTGCTCCAGGGACATCCTTACCACCGGGGCTGA
- a CDS encoding helix-turn-helix domain-containing protein, producing MRNDSGEDKRYFNGKIGTVTHLGRARIRVRCPGDEADIEVEPATWENIRYSIDPETKAIAEEMIGKFTQYSPRLAWAITIHKSQGLTFERAIIDAAAAFSHGQVYVGLSRCKTLEGLVLSAPIPRHAVKTDQRVSHYVDSAARQAPTQDQLEAARVDCQQRLLRECWNFDHLGTRLRRLFGLLRTNHRVMDLGGAGGAPSLETIEAANQLERRISDEVVTVSTKIRRELHDRFRAMLREIAAERSLKTTTIEGHLTHFIGSGELAVTDFGDQDKFLIG from the coding sequence GTGCGCAACGACAGCGGCGAGGACAAGCGTTATTTCAATGGCAAGATCGGCACCGTCACCCACCTTGGGCGCGCGCGCATCCGGGTGCGCTGCCCTGGAGACGAGGCTGACATTGAGGTCGAGCCCGCCACCTGGGAGAACATCCGCTACAGCATCGACCCGGAGACCAAGGCCATCGCCGAGGAGATGATCGGCAAGTTCACCCAATATTCGCCGCGACTGGCCTGGGCGATTACCATTCACAAAAGCCAGGGTCTGACCTTCGAGCGCGCCATCATCGACGCCGCCGCCGCTTTCTCCCATGGGCAGGTCTATGTGGGCCTGAGCCGCTGCAAGACGCTCGAGGGCCTGGTGCTGAGCGCGCCCATCCCGCGCCATGCGGTCAAGACCGACCAGCGCGTTTCCCACTATGTCGACTCAGCCGCCCGGCAAGCACCCACCCAGGACCAACTGGAAGCCGCGCGTGTCGACTGCCAGCAACGACTGCTGCGCGAATGCTGGAATTTCGATCACCTGGGCACCCGACTACGGCGGCTGTTCGGTCTGCTGCGCACCAACCACAGGGTCATGGACCTTGGCGGCGCGGGCGGCGCTCCGTCTCTCGAGACCATTGAGGCCGCGAACCAGCTTGAGCGTCGGATCAGCGACGAGGTGGTGACCGTCAGCACCAAAATCCGGCGCGAGTTGCACGACCGCTTTCGCGCCATGCTGCGCGAGATTGCCGCCGAGCGCTCACTAAAAACCACCACCATTGAAGGACATCTGACCCACTTCATTGGCAGCGGCGAACTGGCGGTCACGGATTTTGGTGATCAAGACAAGTTCCTGATTGGCTAA
- a CDS encoding tyrosine-type recombinase/integrase, producing MIRANNSAWRKALVRAGIADFRWHDLRYTRVSWMVQAGVPLHILQELGGWETPEMVRRYAHLSAAHLAEYARRIETETSAVASMKNAAHFPAHPTSRQKKTA from the coding sequence GTGATTCGAGCCAACAACTCCGCATGGCGCAAGGCACTTGTCCGAGCCGGCATCGCTGACTTCCGGTGGCATGATCTTCGCTACACTCGGGTTTCATGGATGGTGCAAGCAGGCGTCCCGCTGCATATCTTGCAGGAACTCGGCGGCTGGGAAACCCCTGAGATGGTGCGCCGGTATGCGCATTTGTCAGCCGCCCATCTTGCCGAGTATGCACGCCGGATCGAGACCGAGACGTCAGCAGTTGCCTCAATGAAGAATGCCGCACATTTTCCGGCACACCCTACAAGCAGACAAAAGAAAACCGCCTGA
- a CDS encoding PIN domain-containing protein: protein MVSIKTDFADRILPISMAVAERWARNNVPDALPVIDGLLAATAQIHGLTLVTRNEKDVERSGVSVLNPFSDATPS from the coding sequence TTGGTCTCGATCAAGACGGACTTCGCCGACCGGATTCTTCCCATCAGCATGGCCGTGGCGGAGCGCTGGGCACGTAACAATGTACCGGATGCGCTGCCGGTGATTGATGGCCTGCTGGCCGCGACGGCACAGATCCATGGGTTGACCCTAGTGACCCGCAATGAGAAGGATGTCGAGCGCAGCGGGGTGTCAGTGCTCAATCCCTTTTCTGACGCGACACCCTCTTGA
- a CDS encoding c-type cytochrome has protein sequence MANQVSQRLPRSSVFKASFFILCMTGIFALVTGVGVRGALAAEVKPEAVYAYCLDCHGNYGAGGQAGLYPRIAGLPQPYLDAQIHAFKAQDRDNKPMIPIFKHVNFNEEIIDLVSAYIASMSVPDLGLWPHQPDPDALAAFASREDYVAAGKQTYQDQCANCHGEEGQGTGNGQTPPLVAQYPAYLAKQIRDFATGKRKHVSSADCGAPDAATADAVINHLVELGR, from the coding sequence ATGGCCAATCAAGTGAGTCAGCGTCTGCCGCGATCATCGGTGTTCAAGGCAAGTTTTTTTATTCTGTGTATGACCGGCATCTTTGCCTTGGTGACGGGGGTCGGAGTACGCGGCGCCCTCGCTGCCGAGGTAAAACCCGAGGCAGTCTATGCCTACTGCCTGGACTGCCACGGCAACTATGGTGCTGGTGGTCAGGCCGGGCTCTATCCGCGCATTGCTGGTCTGCCGCAACCCTATCTCGACGCGCAGATTCATGCCTTCAAGGCACAGGATCGTGACAACAAACCCATGATTCCCATTTTCAAGCACGTCAATTTCAACGAGGAGATCATCGACCTGGTGTCGGCGTACATCGCTTCCATGTCGGTGCCGGATCTGGGACTTTGGCCCCATCAGCCCGATCCTGATGCCCTGGCGGCCTTCGCTTCGCGCGAAGACTATGTGGCCGCCGGCAAGCAGACCTATCAGGACCAGTGCGCGAATTGCCATGGCGAGGAAGGGCAGGGGACTGGCAATGGGCAGACGCCACCCTTGGTCGCGCAGTATCCGGCTTATCTGGCCAAGCAGATACGCGATTTCGCCACCGGCAAGCGCAAGCATGTGTCCAGCGCGGACTGTGGCGCACCGGACGCGGCCACGGCCGATGCCGTGATCAATCACCTGGTTGAACTCGGCCGCTGA
- a CDS encoding DUF4342 domain-containing protein: MQHNHHHPNITERVTVAGRDLIGFLKNAISEGNVRRLVVRKADGTPLLDIPLTAGVAVGGFLTLLAPFLAALGAIAALFSKVQVDVLRQVEPREERRISDD, encoded by the coding sequence ATGCAACACAATCATCACCATCCTAACATCACCGAACGCGTGACCGTCGCCGGTCGTGACCTGATCGGCTTTTTGAAAAACGCCATTTCCGAGGGGAATGTGCGGCGTTTGGTGGTGCGCAAAGCCGACGGCACGCCGCTGTTGGACATTCCGCTGACCGCTGGCGTCGCTGTCGGTGGTTTTTTGACCCTGCTCGCGCCCTTTCTCGCGGCACTTGGCGCCATCGCCGCCTTGTTCAGCAAAGTTCAGGTGGACGTACTACGCCAGGTCGAGCCGCGCGAGGAACGCCGCATCTCCGATGACTGA